The Rhodocytophaga rosea genome has a segment encoding these proteins:
- a CDS encoding ABC transporter ATP-binding protein: MKHLAYLNKYLYKYKYHLILGTLFVIISNIFAIVPAQVVRYSFDLVKETIDLYFLYDSYEAQQDLYGVFAKSILFYGLFILLMAFLKGIFLFLMRQTLIVMSRLIEFDLKSEVYEHYQALPLSFYRRNNTGDLMARISEDVSRVRMYLGPAIMYGLNLVVMFILVISYMLTVNVKLTLFVLLPLPFLSIGIYFVNTIINKRSEEIQRSLSGLSTFVQEAFSGIRVLKSFVQEERSAQKFAVESNNYKDKSLKLTFVNSLFFPLIMALVGLSTILTVYIGGLEVIAGTLSAGNIAEFIIYVYLLTWPVASLGWTTSMVQRAAASQERINEFLNTKTDIVSTEDIKKPIDGQIRFEQVRFVYPDSGIVGLHDITFEVNSGESVAILGTTGSGKSTVANLLCRMYDTTSGQILIDSTDIKAYNISSLRSQIGYVPQDVFLFSDSIRNNITFGLTGVPDERMIQAAKDADLYENVMAFPEKFDTKLGERGITLSGGQKQRVSIARAIVRDPRILILDDSLSAVDTKTENAILNSLKRIMQNRTSIIISHRVSSAKLADRIIVLDDGRIVEQGTHESLLANNGVYKELYEKQLQTEEV; the protein is encoded by the coding sequence GTGAAGCATTTAGCCTATCTCAACAAATACCTGTACAAATACAAATACCACCTGATTCTGGGGACTTTATTTGTTATTATTTCTAACATTTTTGCCATTGTACCAGCCCAGGTGGTGCGCTATTCTTTCGATCTGGTAAAGGAAACGATAGACTTATATTTCCTCTACGATAGTTATGAAGCACAGCAGGATCTGTATGGAGTATTTGCAAAAAGTATACTTTTTTATGGCCTATTCATTCTGTTGATGGCTTTTTTGAAAGGAATATTTCTGTTTTTAATGCGGCAAACACTTATTGTAATGTCCCGCCTGATTGAGTTTGACCTGAAAAGTGAAGTATATGAGCATTACCAGGCATTGCCGCTGAGTTTTTACCGCCGCAACAATACCGGCGATCTAATGGCCAGAATTTCGGAAGATGTGAGCCGGGTGCGGATGTATTTGGGGCCTGCTATTATGTATGGATTAAACCTGGTAGTAATGTTTATCCTGGTGATTTCCTATATGCTCACCGTAAATGTGAAACTGACTTTATTTGTATTACTCCCACTGCCCTTTCTGTCGATTGGTATTTATTTTGTGAATACCATTATCAATAAACGTTCGGAAGAAATTCAGCGCAGTTTGTCAGGCCTTTCCACTTTTGTGCAGGAAGCTTTTTCCGGAATCCGGGTACTGAAATCTTTTGTACAGGAAGAACGCTCTGCCCAGAAATTTGCCGTGGAAAGTAATAACTATAAAGATAAATCGCTGAAACTTACCTTTGTCAACTCCCTGTTTTTTCCGCTGATTATGGCTCTGGTTGGGCTTAGCACTATTCTTACGGTGTATATTGGCGGCCTGGAAGTAATTGCAGGCACCCTGTCGGCAGGAAATATTGCAGAGTTTATTATTTATGTATACCTGCTTACCTGGCCGGTAGCTTCTTTAGGCTGGACTACCAGTATGGTGCAAAGGGCGGCAGCTTCCCAGGAGCGGATCAATGAGTTTCTCAACACCAAAACAGATATTGTTTCTACCGAAGACATTAAAAAGCCAATTGATGGCCAGATCCGTTTTGAGCAGGTGCGTTTTGTATATCCGGATTCAGGTATTGTCGGCTTGCATGATATTACTTTCGAGGTGAACAGCGGTGAATCGGTTGCTATTCTGGGAACGACTGGTTCCGGTAAAAGTACGGTGGCTAATCTGCTCTGCCGCATGTACGATACTACTTCCGGCCAGATTCTCATTGATAGTACCGATATTAAAGCCTACAACATATCCTCTCTTCGCAGCCAGATAGGCTATGTACCGCAGGATGTATTTTTATTCTCCGACAGCATCCGCAATAATATCACTTTCGGCCTCACTGGGGTGCCGGATGAAAGAATGATACAAGCAGCCAAAGACGCAGATTTGTATGAAAATGTGATGGCTTTTCCGGAAAAGTTCGATACCAAGCTGGGCGAAAGAGGCATTACTTTATCTGGTGGCCAGAAACAGCGGGTTTCTATTGCCAGGGCTATCGTTCGTGACCCCAGGATATTGATTCTGGACGATTCGCTTTCTGCTGTAGATACCAAAACAGAGAATGCCATTCTTAACAGCCTGAAGCGGATCATGCAAAACCGTACTTCCATTATTATATCCCACCGGGTATCTTCTGCCAAACTTGCCGACCGTATTATTGTACTCGACGATGGCCGGATTGTAGAACAAGGCACCCATGAATCGCTGCTGGCAAATAATGGGGTATATAAAGAATTGTACGAAAAACAACTTCAGACGGAAGAAGTATAG
- a CDS encoding nucleoside permease: MNTGLRIQLSLMMFLQYFIWGSWYVTLGTYLLQTLKFTGEQNGLAYGAFAIAAIVAPFFVGMIADRFFATQKVLGILHIIGAGFMFLLTLINDFPTFYICLFVYTLCYTPTMALTNSICFRQLEKPGEQMPGIRVLGTVGWIAAGLFIDFLGVGTQATPMLIASVASLVLGFYCFSLPHTPPVKKEGPVTIREVLGLDALALMKNPSFAILVIASVLVCIPLSFYYSSANVFLVEAGVENVTSKMALGQASELIFMLLMPLFFVRLGVKKMMLLGMAAWIARYLLFAYGNNETAVWMFYGGILLHGICYDFFFLMGQIYVDNKAPVHLKSAAQGMITLATYGIGMLIGTWLSGKVVDAYSVTTNEVVSHQWQQIWMVPAFLSVGVLILFALFFREKEEKKKVSVQA; the protein is encoded by the coding sequence ATGAATACTGGTCTCCGCATTCAGCTTTCCCTGATGATGTTTCTGCAATATTTTATCTGGGGCTCCTGGTATGTTACCTTAGGCACTTATTTATTGCAGACTTTAAAATTTACTGGTGAACAAAATGGCCTGGCCTATGGTGCTTTTGCCATTGCAGCTATTGTAGCTCCGTTCTTCGTAGGAATGATTGCCGACCGGTTTTTTGCTACACAAAAAGTATTAGGTATACTTCATATCATTGGGGCTGGCTTTATGTTTTTGCTTACGCTGATCAACGACTTTCCTACCTTCTATATTTGTTTATTTGTATATACCCTGTGCTATACACCTACGATGGCCTTAACTAACTCTATCTGCTTCAGGCAGCTGGAGAAGCCGGGTGAACAAATGCCTGGTATTCGTGTACTAGGCACGGTAGGCTGGATCGCTGCCGGATTATTTATTGATTTTCTGGGGGTAGGTACACAGGCTACGCCTATGCTGATCGCTTCGGTAGCCTCTCTGGTACTGGGCTTTTACTGTTTTTCTTTGCCTCATACGCCTCCGGTAAAAAAAGAGGGCCCTGTTACGATCCGGGAGGTATTGGGTCTGGATGCACTGGCACTGATGAAAAATCCTTCATTTGCTATCCTGGTGATTGCTTCGGTGCTGGTATGTATTCCGCTCTCCTTTTATTATAGTTCAGCCAATGTGTTCCTGGTGGAAGCAGGTGTAGAAAATGTGACAAGCAAAATGGCACTAGGACAAGCATCAGAACTGATTTTTATGCTGCTCATGCCGTTGTTTTTTGTCAGGTTAGGTGTAAAGAAAATGATGCTGCTGGGAATGGCCGCCTGGATTGCCCGCTATCTGTTGTTTGCTTACGGAAATAATGAAACAGCCGTCTGGATGTTTTATGGAGGGATTTTACTGCATGGTATCTGCTACGATTTCTTCTTCCTGATGGGACAGATTTATGTAGATAATAAAGCGCCAGTTCACCTGAAAAGCGCTGCCCAGGGAATGATTACCCTGGCGACCTATGGCATAGGGATGCTGATTGGAACCTGGCTTTCCGGAAAAGTGGTAGATGCCTATTCTGTAACCACCAATGAAGTTGTAAGCCATCAATGGCAGCAAATATGGATGGTACCGGCTTTCTTATCTGTGGGCGTATTGATTTTGTTTGCATTATTTTTCAGGGAAAAAGAAGAAAAGAAAAAAGTATCGGTTCAGGCATAA
- the nusB gene encoding transcription antitermination factor NusB encodes MQSIYAFRQAERSDYQLALDLIHETFAPDLNSPTPQDLKKLEGYRKLGSILFEESVQKGQISAEEEMPKPVHEAVTKAIGFYQNQTRKDQAFLGKQMISEAEKIYDRYIWLLLLLIELADYVQREEEERQHRQIRPQPSSRKELKFHYNQVIKLLKEHQPLEKEAIRRGLNWGAERAFVKELYKEVIKKDPAYTEYTQLADASFEEDKKIVNHIAKNIIFKHELSNNFFQMLDLSWPENKDVLKSMVTKTIKNIEESKPDSLELLDLAINWEDDRDFFADLYKYTIENDEQYEEMVSGKTKNWDVERVAALDKILLKMAIAEIMHFPSIPVKVTINEYIELSKVYSTPKSKQFVNGMLDAISAELTAKGLVKKSGRGLIDNK; translated from the coding sequence ATGCAATCGATTTATGCATTCAGGCAGGCAGAACGGTCGGATTATCAGTTGGCCCTTGATCTGATCCATGAAACTTTCGCACCAGACCTGAACAGCCCTACCCCACAAGACCTGAAAAAACTGGAAGGATACCGTAAACTCGGAAGTATTCTTTTTGAAGAAAGTGTACAAAAAGGGCAGATTTCCGCAGAAGAAGAAATGCCAAAACCGGTACATGAAGCCGTAACCAAAGCCATTGGGTTTTATCAGAATCAGACCCGGAAAGATCAGGCTTTTCTGGGAAAACAAATGATCAGCGAAGCCGAAAAAATTTATGACCGCTATATATGGCTCCTGTTATTATTAATTGAACTGGCAGACTATGTGCAACGGGAAGAAGAGGAACGCCAGCACCGGCAGATACGGCCACAGCCTTCATCCAGGAAAGAACTTAAATTTCATTATAACCAGGTAATCAAACTGCTGAAAGAACACCAGCCTCTGGAGAAAGAAGCCATTCGCCGGGGATTAAACTGGGGAGCTGAGCGGGCTTTTGTGAAGGAATTGTATAAGGAAGTGATAAAGAAAGACCCGGCTTATACCGAATATACACAACTGGCAGATGCAAGCTTTGAAGAGGATAAAAAGATAGTGAACCATATCGCTAAAAATATCATTTTTAAACATGAACTATCTAACAACTTCTTTCAGATGCTGGACTTAAGCTGGCCTGAAAATAAAGATGTTTTAAAAAGTATGGTGACCAAAACCATCAAAAATATAGAGGAAAGTAAGCCTGATTCCCTGGAACTGCTTGATTTGGCCATTAACTGGGAGGATGACCGGGATTTTTTTGCGGATCTGTATAAATATACCATTGAAAACGATGAGCAATATGAGGAAATGGTTTCAGGTAAAACCAAAAACTGGGATGTAGAAAGAGTAGCGGCGCTGGATAAAATCTTGCTCAAAATGGCTATCGCTGAGATCATGCATTTTCCGAGTATCCCGGTAAAAGTAACCATTAATGAATATATCGAGTTATCTAAAGTATACAGTACACCCAAAAGCAAACAGTTTGTAAACGGAATGCTGGATGCCATTTCTGCCGAACTCACCGCCAAGGGCCTGGTGAAAAAGAGTGGCCGGGGCTTAATTGATAATAAATAA
- a CDS encoding YtxH domain-containing protein, translated as MRRITGTMLIFAAGAATGAFFGILYAPEKGESTRDRLNYQLAKYRDKLKELIDELVEGKQEPINTAKSEGQRVINDAKVKAERLLGDVEDLMSQIKGTK; from the coding sequence ATGCGTAGAATCACAGGCACTATGTTAATTTTTGCGGCCGGAGCTGCTACCGGAGCTTTTTTTGGTATCTTATATGCACCCGAAAAGGGAGAAAGCACCCGTGACAGGCTGAACTACCAGCTGGCCAAATACCGCGATAAATTAAAAGAATTGATAGATGAACTGGTAGAAGGCAAACAAGAACCCATAAACACTGCTAAATCTGAAGGTCAACGGGTAATTAATGATGCCAAAGTAAAAGCAGAGCGTTTATTAGGAGATGTAGAAGATTTAATGAGCCAGATTAAAGGCACTAAATAG
- a CDS encoding DUF6929 family protein codes for MQATILRTFTFPDIPSASGMEIVNDSIFIIGDDSAWLYILNNQFELAEKIPLFTGESFISGRIPKISKPDFESMTVLPVHGPQQLLIAGSGSLSPQRDVAFIIDTKPPYNHTQFSLTSVYNDLRSRPEIVHTGKLNIEGMAATHQQLFLLQRGNISGLNVLISYDLPVFYEYITGKSLLIPSPEIYTYTLPVLSGRQSGFSGATHIPGLHALLVTASVEDTDNEIDDGAVLGSYAGIIDLESHSIDYAPFTENGELFTGKVESIAIQQKVNNHSLIAIAVTDNDSGASDLLIVEITL; via the coding sequence TTGCAGGCCACCATCCTACGTACTTTTACTTTTCCGGATATTCCTTCCGCTTCCGGAATGGAGATAGTAAACGACTCTATTTTCATTATTGGTGACGACTCTGCCTGGCTGTATATATTGAATAATCAATTTGAACTGGCTGAAAAAATACCCCTGTTCACCGGAGAATCTTTTATTTCGGGCAGAATTCCGAAGATAAGTAAACCTGATTTCGAGAGCATGACTGTACTGCCAGTTCATGGGCCTCAACAATTATTGATTGCTGGTTCGGGTTCCTTATCTCCCCAGCGGGATGTTGCGTTTATTATTGATACCAAACCTCCTTACAATCATACTCAGTTTTCCCTAACAAGTGTGTACAACGATTTACGCAGCAGGCCAGAAATTGTGCATACCGGCAAACTGAATATTGAAGGAATGGCAGCTACCCATCAGCAGCTTTTTTTATTACAACGTGGCAATATCTCCGGCCTGAATGTACTCATCAGCTACGACTTGCCTGTATTTTATGAATATATAACCGGAAAAAGCCTCCTTATTCCCTCTCCGGAAATCTATACCTATACTTTACCGGTGTTATCCGGCAGGCAATCCGGATTTTCAGGTGCTACTCATATTCCTGGCCTGCATGCCTTGCTGGTAACTGCCTCTGTAGAAGATACAGACAATGAAATAGACGATGGTGCCGTACTGGGTAGTTATGCCGGAATTATTGATCTGGAAAGCCATTCCATTGATTACGCTCCTTTTACAGAAAATGGTGAGCTGTTTACCGGCAAAGTAGAATCTATTGCCATTCAACAAAAAGTAAATAATCACAGCCTGATTGCTATTGCCGTTACTGATAATGATTCTGGTGCTTCAGACCTGCTTATAGTAGAGATTACCCTATAA
- a CDS encoding DUF1573 domain-containing protein, translated as MKKIFMNYLLTLATAGILFSCNTEAKRTSEEGASTTAAEVKTTSQEQPADGAQAAATNPADAPVISFEETSYDFGTIQDGDVVKHTFAFTNTGKSPLIIQNASAQCGCTVPDWPREPIAPGAKGEIKVEFNSKGKAGVQSKAVTVTSNTANGSDQVILKGIVESGVASMKGPYKTN; from the coding sequence ATGAAAAAAATATTCATGAATTATCTGCTGACTCTGGCAACCGCTGGTATATTGTTTAGCTGCAATACCGAAGCCAAACGCACTTCTGAAGAAGGTGCTTCTACCACAGCGGCAGAAGTAAAAACAACCAGCCAGGAACAACCGGCTGATGGCGCACAGGCCGCTGCTACCAATCCTGCTGATGCCCCTGTGATTTCTTTCGAAGAAACTTCCTATGATTTCGGAACTATCCAGGATGGCGATGTGGTAAAACATACTTTTGCTTTCACCAATACTGGTAAATCTCCGCTGATCATTCAGAATGCTTCTGCACAATGCGGATGTACTGTTCCCGACTGGCCTCGTGAACCTATTGCCCCAGGTGCCAAAGGCGAAATTAAAGTTGAATTTAACAGCAAAGGCAAAGCCGGTGTACAAAGCAAGGCTGTAACTGTTACTTCCAATACCGCGAATGGCAGCGATCAGGTAATTCTGAAAGGGATCGTAGAATCTGGTGTAGCCAGCATGAAAGGACCTTATAAAACTAATTAA